From Rhodovastum atsumiense, a single genomic window includes:
- a CDS encoding SMP-30/gluconolactonase/LRE family protein, translating into MKLYPGAVSVLDVQATLGECPVWSARENVLYFADILAPAIHRFDPASGAHSVLPMPEHTGCFGLRAGGGFVAAMRSGVFLLDAAGRVERKVGDNPTDPAQSRFNDGRVDPWGRFWCGTIWQPRDRPAGVLCRLDPDLSFRVVAGDVLVSNGLAFAPGRDRMYHSDTPNHVLYAYPLDPTTGEPGSRAMLKRFPQGQGRPDGAAVDSEGCYWSALFDGGRVVRLSPAGELLAEIPLPVRWPTMVAFGGPDLKTLFITSSRENRSEAELAQYPQSGNLFAVTVDVAGRVEPCFAG; encoded by the coding sequence ATGAAGCTGTATCCAGGGGCCGTTTCGGTGCTCGACGTGCAGGCCACGCTCGGCGAGTGCCCGGTGTGGTCGGCCCGCGAGAACGTGCTCTATTTCGCCGACATCCTCGCCCCGGCGATCCACCGCTTCGATCCGGCGAGCGGCGCGCACAGCGTGCTGCCGATGCCCGAGCATACCGGCTGCTTCGGCCTGCGGGCCGGCGGGGGATTCGTCGCCGCCATGCGCAGCGGCGTGTTCCTGCTGGATGCCGCCGGGCGGGTGGAACGCAAGGTCGGCGACAACCCGACCGACCCGGCGCAGAGCCGCTTCAACGACGGACGGGTCGATCCCTGGGGTCGGTTCTGGTGCGGCACCATCTGGCAGCCGCGCGACCGCCCGGCCGGGGTGCTGTGCCGGCTGGATCCGGACCTGTCGTTCCGCGTCGTCGCCGGCGACGTGCTGGTCTCCAACGGCCTGGCCTTCGCGCCGGGGCGCGACCGCATGTACCACAGCGACACCCCCAACCACGTGCTCTACGCCTATCCGCTCGACCCCACGACCGGCGAGCCGGGATCCCGGGCGATGCTGAAGCGCTTCCCGCAGGGCCAGGGCCGCCCCGACGGCGCCGCGGTGGACAGCGAAGGCTGCTACTGGTCGGCGCTGTTCGATGGCGGGCGCGTGGTGCGGCTCTCGCCCGCGGGCGAGCTGCTGGCCGAGATCCCGCTGCCGGTGCGCTGGCCGACCATGGTTGCCTTCGGCGGCCCCGACCTGAAGACCCTGTTCATCACCAGTTCGCGCGAGAACCGCAGCGAAGCCGAACTCGCGCAATACCCGCAATCGGGCAACCTGTTCGCGGTCACGGTCGATGTCGCCGGCCGCGTCGAGCCCTGCTTCGCGGGCTGA